A single window of Pseudarthrobacter defluvii DNA harbors:
- a CDS encoding SDR family oxidoreductase codes for MTIGSGTAAGSGRTALVVGATGIAGSALVDNLVGEGWTVLALSRWPGPDRAGVTWLSADLTSADSLAAVLAPENPSHVFFTAWSRRNTEEENIAVNAAMLRDLLAALRGKEVAHVALMTGLKHYLGPFEAYAAGEMPDTPFHEEEPRLPVANFYYAQEDELWAAAAEQGFTWSVHRAHTVIGHAVGNAMNMGLTLAAQATLCRDSGQPFVFPGSETQWNGLTDMTDAGLLAEHMLWASTTPAAANEAFNIVNGDVFRWRWMWPKLAAYFGVEWEGFQGEPRPLERSMAGREDQWRRIAEENNLSEPDLGRVASWWHTDGDLGRNIEVVTDMGKSRDAGFTGYRRTLDAFTALFDRYRADRLIP; via the coding sequence ATGACCATCGGATCAGGAACAGCAGCGGGCAGCGGACGAACGGCCCTGGTAGTGGGGGCCACCGGAATCGCAGGTTCCGCCCTGGTGGACAACCTGGTTGGCGAAGGCTGGACGGTCCTTGCTTTGTCCCGCTGGCCTGGACCCGACCGCGCCGGCGTCACGTGGCTTTCTGCCGATCTGACCTCGGCTGACTCCCTGGCCGCTGTGCTTGCTCCGGAGAACCCCTCCCACGTCTTCTTTACGGCCTGGTCGCGGCGGAACACTGAGGAAGAGAACATCGCCGTCAACGCCGCCATGCTGCGGGATCTGCTTGCCGCACTGCGGGGCAAGGAGGTGGCCCATGTTGCCCTGATGACAGGGCTCAAGCACTATCTGGGACCGTTCGAAGCCTACGCCGCCGGGGAAATGCCGGACACGCCCTTTCACGAAGAGGAACCGCGCCTTCCGGTGGCTAACTTCTACTACGCCCAGGAGGATGAACTCTGGGCGGCAGCGGCGGAGCAGGGGTTCACCTGGTCCGTGCACCGTGCCCACACGGTCATCGGGCATGCGGTGGGCAACGCGATGAACATGGGCCTGACGCTCGCCGCGCAGGCCACCCTGTGCCGCGACAGCGGGCAGCCGTTCGTGTTCCCGGGGTCTGAAACGCAGTGGAACGGCCTCACTGACATGACGGATGCAGGCCTGCTTGCCGAGCACATGCTCTGGGCCTCCACCACCCCCGCGGCCGCCAACGAGGCCTTCAACATCGTCAACGGCGACGTTTTCCGCTGGCGCTGGATGTGGCCGAAACTCGCAGCCTACTTCGGCGTGGAGTGGGAGGGGTTCCAGGGAGAGCCCCGTCCGCTCGAACGGTCCATGGCTGGCCGGGAGGACCAGTGGCGGCGGATTGCCGAGGAGAACAACCTCAGCGAACCGGACCTGGGCCGCGTTGCGAGCTGGTGGCACACCGACGGCGACCTGGGGCGGAACATCGAGGTGG